The Acidobacteriota bacterium genome includes a window with the following:
- a CDS encoding efflux RND transporter permease subunit, whose protein sequence is MSLVARYINRPHLLTSLVLLAAVVGLVGYRQMPVNLFPDSERPQIAVVTVVPGASAEDVEAEVSRLIEKELSTIEQVRRVTSVSKDEASTVTAEFEYAKGLDSAATDVGNALQKVKAALPETARSPVLFKLSSATPAVVTLALRPKAGSPLDLATVRELADNAIKERLLQLPEVANAEVFGAHNPIIRVSLDRDRLERYRLTPLDVRQALVAFNANQPLGLLTASDSQFLLKRTGQLRSAREVGLIPIGQRPGGTVHLGDIADIRLGTQEAQSAYHANGQPAIAINLQRSPAGNALRTIADVAGLLPELERSYPGIEFSIPDSQSELIQRAVGNMLDALRDAVIMTVLVIFLFLADWRGMTLAAVSIPFTYLLTFAGMWLGGYEFNMVTLTAIIVAVGMLLDDAIVVLENIERHYHEAGRDAKDAVVGGTEEVMVAIFSGTYATVMVLLPIIFIGGYVQTVMRPLAVTLSIALVASYVVSVTVIPLLAPVLLRRRAGAARNRFERVVALFDERVISPIRDFYVRLTALALRHRGLVIIAGLVLFAVSVRQMPLIGRDLMPPMDSGIIKVVFEVDSNSSLAGAERTLSRLEQVIRGRSEVTSVSSVIGSEPAVISFGGGRLPQQGVVTVHLVDRFNRKASIWDVEDDLRAKMQGIPGLKAVDVYDFGATPLSTIRAPVDVMISGPDMATLDRLGADVERRLRTRVRGLTSVSRSWRLDSYETRFSADPEKLALYGLSPAVLSAQLQGAVRGVPASIYRIASEDGLPIWVQMAPTDRQGSEQLESYPVSTPRGTIPLGALGVFARQPAAALITRQGLERTIDVQAYRGRRPISHLQEDVEAALDGLVLPPGYRIDHEGEIKQMDESFKRLAMALALGLVLLYFSLVPAFKSWLHPLTIMSAIPLALIGAAWSMLAAGKHSCMPAFMGLILLAGIVVKNSILLIDFIAVAREQGDSTIDALVGAVRVRTRPILMTAVGTSVGMIPIAAEWAIGLERLSPLAIIAIGGLMVSTFLTMVYVPVVYSLFEDAETAVRRLREPKTAGADERV, encoded by the coding sequence ATGTCATTGGTTGCCCGCTACATCAATCGTCCGCACCTGCTGACGTCCCTCGTCCTCCTGGCCGCCGTCGTCGGGTTGGTCGGCTATCGGCAGATGCCGGTCAATCTGTTTCCCGACTCCGAGCGGCCACAGATCGCCGTTGTCACCGTCGTGCCTGGGGCGTCGGCCGAGGATGTGGAAGCCGAGGTCAGCCGGCTCATCGAGAAGGAGTTGTCCACGATCGAGCAGGTTCGGCGCGTCACGTCGGTGAGCAAGGACGAAGCCTCGACCGTCACGGCCGAATTCGAATATGCCAAGGGACTCGACTCGGCCGCCACCGACGTCGGCAATGCGCTGCAGAAGGTCAAGGCGGCGTTGCCCGAGACGGCGCGCTCACCGGTGCTCTTCAAGCTTTCGTCGGCCACACCGGCCGTCGTCACGCTGGCGCTGCGCCCGAAAGCGGGTTCGCCCCTCGACCTGGCGACGGTGCGGGAACTCGCCGACAACGCGATCAAGGAGCGACTGTTGCAGCTGCCGGAGGTGGCAAACGCGGAGGTCTTCGGTGCCCACAACCCGATCATCCGGGTATCGCTTGACCGCGACCGACTCGAACGCTACCGATTGACCCCGCTGGACGTGCGCCAGGCGCTGGTGGCCTTCAACGCCAACCAGCCGCTCGGCCTCCTCACGGCCTCCGACAGCCAGTTCCTGCTCAAACGCACCGGCCAACTCCGGAGCGCGCGGGAGGTCGGGCTGATTCCGATCGGCCAGCGGCCGGGCGGGACGGTCCATCTGGGCGACATCGCGGACATCCGACTCGGCACTCAGGAAGCGCAGAGCGCCTATCATGCCAACGGCCAGCCGGCGATCGCGATCAACTTGCAGCGCAGTCCTGCGGGAAACGCCTTGCGCACGATCGCGGACGTGGCCGGCCTGCTGCCTGAGCTCGAGCGGTCGTATCCCGGCATCGAGTTTTCGATCCCGGACAGCCAAAGCGAGCTCATCCAGCGGGCGGTCGGCAACATGCTCGACGCGCTGAGGGACGCCGTCATCATGACGGTGCTTGTGATCTTCCTGTTTCTGGCGGACTGGCGGGGTATGACGCTGGCGGCCGTCTCGATCCCGTTCACCTACCTCCTCACGTTCGCGGGCATGTGGCTCGGTGGCTACGAGTTCAACATGGTCACGCTCACCGCCATCATCGTGGCCGTCGGCATGCTCCTGGACGATGCCATCGTCGTGCTCGAGAACATCGAGCGGCACTACCATGAGGCCGGGCGTGACGCGAAGGACGCCGTCGTGGGCGGGACCGAAGAGGTGATGGTCGCGATCTTCTCGGGAACGTACGCCACCGTCATGGTGCTTCTCCCCATCATTTTCATCGGCGGCTACGTGCAAACGGTCATGCGGCCGCTGGCAGTCACGCTCTCGATCGCGCTTGTGGCGTCCTACGTCGTCTCGGTGACCGTGATTCCACTGCTCGCGCCGGTCCTGCTGCGGCGGCGCGCCGGTGCCGCGCGGAATCGGTTCGAGCGGGTGGTAGCGCTCTTCGACGAGCGCGTCATCAGTCCGATCCGCGACTTCTATGTTCGCCTCACTGCCCTTGCGCTTCGTCACCGTGGACTGGTGATTATCGCCGGCCTCGTCCTGTTCGCCGTCTCCGTGCGCCAGATGCCCCTCATCGGCCGCGATCTGATGCCACCGATGGATTCGGGGATCATCAAGGTCGTCTTCGAGGTCGACTCGAACAGCTCGCTCGCCGGGGCAGAACGGACGCTGTCACGTCTCGAACAGGTCATTCGAGGGCGATCCGAGGTCACCTCGGTATCCTCGGTGATTGGCTCGGAGCCGGCGGTCATCTCGTTCGGCGGCGGCCGGCTTCCACAGCAAGGAGTGGTCACCGTACATCTGGTGGACCGCTTCAACCGCAAGGCGTCGATCTGGGACGTCGAAGACGATCTGCGCGCGAAGATGCAAGGGATCCCGGGCCTCAAGGCGGTGGACGTCTACGATTTCGGTGCCACGCCGCTCTCGACGATTCGCGCTCCCGTCGATGTGATGATCTCCGGGCCGGACATGGCGACGCTCGACCGCCTCGGGGCCGACGTGGAGCGCCGTTTGCGCACCCGCGTCCGGGGACTCACCTCGGTCAGCCGCTCGTGGCGTCTTGACAGCTATGAAACGCGGTTCTCGGCCGATCCCGAGAAGTTGGCACTCTACGGGCTCTCGCCCGCCGTGCTGAGCGCGCAATTGCAGGGCGCGGTTCGCGGCGTTCCGGCCTCGATCTATCGCATCGCGAGCGAAGACGGACTTCCCATCTGGGTGCAGATGGCGCCGACCGACCGCCAGGGTTCGGAACAGCTGGAGAGCTACCCCGTGAGCACGCCACGCGGGACGATTCCGCTGGGCGCGCTGGGTGTGTTTGCGCGCCAGCCGGCAGCGGCCCTGATCACCCGTCAGGGCCTCGAGCGAACCATTGACGTCCAGGCGTACCGCGGCCGACGTCCCATCTCGCACCTGCAGGAAGATGTCGAGGCGGCACTGGACGGCCTCGTGCTTCCCCCCGGCTATCGCATCGACCACGAAGGGGAGATCAAGCAGATGGACGAGTCCTTCAAGCGCCTGGCGATGGCCCTCGCGCTGGGGCTCGTGCTGCTCTACTTCTCACTGGTGCCCGCGTTCAAGTCGTGGCTGCACCCGCTCACGATCATGTCGGCGATCCCGCTGGCGCTCATCGGGGCGGCGTGGAGCATGCTCGCGGCCGGGAAGCACAGCTGCATGCCGGCCTTCATGGGCCTCATCCTGCTGGCGGGGATCGTCGTCAAGAACTCGATCCTGCTCATCGACTTTATCGCCGTTGCCCGTGAGCAGGGTGACTCCACCATCGACGCCCTCGTCGGCGCGGTGCGCGTTCGCACGCGGCCGATCCTGATGACGGCCGTCGGCACGTCGGTCGGCATGATCCCGATCGCCGCCGAGTGGGCCATCGGGCTCGAACGACTCTCCCCACTCGCGATCATCGCCATCGGCGGGCTGATGGTCTCGACGTTCCTGACCATGGTCTACGTGCCCGTGGTGTACTCGCTCTTCGAGGACGCAGAGACAGCGGTGCGCCGGCTGCGCGAGCCCAAGACCGCAGGGGCAGACGAGCGGGTGTGA
- a CDS encoding cbb3-type cytochrome c oxidase subunit I, protein MFIIPASYTMNFIHTLVHGEQESFKPATLTPMQKMILRFVVVGLVYYGFAVIEGMIMRLYEVTPIPTVSTQQFFAIMTAHPLVGIFGSSYSIVFGAFLFLVPFLMKKPLWSIPLANWTCGLLAVGTFTFWFAGFLSEYAPLYTLYWPLPADFTQFSLWGGIFFIVGIAIVMVGTVCFVLNIFKTISYTPKGWDKQPVGALLGSALGLSGLQAFFSRKKKEHLVSLPIAAIALGTVDTAFNAGVILFTGVLILVYMVAALLGHDLKHSAVDALLYKNWFWWGLDLIADGLVLIFVAGTWYLLATLITGKKLYMENIARAALFVELVVSWTVWSHHLMSDQAQPAILKTVSGEMVTAFELITQGLAFFITLATLWSARPLKMTHPLKFLLGGLLGFALAVPAGIMQADLGLNRILHNTQWIVGPHVHVAVLVGLTMTLYSVIYLLFPIVTNGAKLYSEKLAVFHFWAHLLGGIGMGAFMGMAGLQGMLRRSLYVNGEFNVYMILAALSGSLLLFAFLAFFYNIVMSLGLKGILEIFTPSKLDTKEPVPAN, encoded by the coding sequence ATGTTCATCATTCCAGCGAGCTACACCATGAACTTCATCCATACCCTCGTTCACGGCGAGCAGGAGTCGTTCAAGCCGGCCACGCTCACGCCGATGCAGAAGATGATCCTCCGCTTCGTTGTCGTCGGGCTCGTCTACTACGGCTTCGCGGTCATCGAAGGCATGATCATGCGGCTGTACGAGGTCACGCCGATCCCAACGGTGTCGACGCAGCAGTTCTTCGCCATTATGACGGCCCATCCCCTGGTCGGGATCTTCGGGTCAAGCTACTCGATCGTCTTCGGCGCATTCCTCTTCCTCGTGCCCTTCTTGATGAAGAAGCCGTTGTGGAGCATCCCGCTCGCGAACTGGACCTGCGGGCTTCTGGCCGTCGGCACGTTCACCTTCTGGTTCGCTGGTTTTCTCTCTGAATACGCCCCCCTCTACACGCTGTACTGGCCCCTTCCGGCAGACTTCACGCAGTTCAGCCTCTGGGGTGGGATCTTCTTCATCGTCGGCATCGCCATCGTCATGGTCGGGACGGTGTGCTTTGTCCTCAATATCTTCAAGACGATTTCGTATACGCCCAAGGGATGGGACAAGCAGCCCGTGGGCGCGCTGCTCGGCTCGGCTTTGGGCCTGAGCGGCTTGCAGGCGTTCTTCTCCAGGAAGAAGAAGGAGCACCTGGTTTCCCTGCCCATCGCGGCGATCGCACTCGGCACGGTGGACACCGCGTTTAACGCGGGGGTCATCCTGTTCACCGGGGTACTCATCCTGGTGTACATGGTTGCCGCGTTACTCGGGCACGACCTGAAACACAGCGCGGTGGACGCACTGCTCTACAAGAACTGGTTCTGGTGGGGACTGGACCTTATCGCAGACGGCCTGGTGCTGATCTTCGTGGCAGGCACGTGGTACCTCCTCGCCACGCTCATCACGGGGAAGAAGCTCTACATGGAGAACATCGCCCGTGCCGCACTGTTTGTGGAACTGGTGGTGTCGTGGACCGTGTGGTCCCATCACCTGATGTCCGACCAGGCACAGCCAGCAATACTCAAGACGGTGTCCGGAGAGATGGTCACCGCGTTCGAGTTGATCACGCAAGGGCTCGCCTTCTTCATCACGCTCGCCACGTTGTGGAGCGCCAGGCCGTTGAAGATGACGCACCCGCTCAAGTTCCTGCTCGGCGGCCTGCTCGGTTTCGCGCTGGCCGTTCCCGCGGGCATCATGCAGGCGGACCTGGGGTTGAACAGGATCCTCCACAATACGCAGTGGATCGTCGGCCCGCACGTACACGTCGCCGTGCTGGTCGGACTGACAATGACCCTCTATTCGGTGATCTACCTGCTCTTCCCGATCGTGACCAACGGGGCGAAGCTCTACAGCGAGAAACTCGCGGTCTTCCATTTCTGGGCGCACCTGCTCGGCGGCATCGGCATGGGCGCGTTCATGGGCATGGCGGGGTTGCAGGGCATGCTGCGGCGTTCGTTGTACGTGAACGGGGAGTTCAATGTCTACATGATCCTCGCGGCGCTCTCCGGCTCACTGCTGCTGTTCGCGTTCCTGGCGTTCTTCTACAACATCGTGATGAGCCTCGGGCTGAAGGGCATCCTCGAGATATTCACGCCATCGAAGCTCGACACCAAGGAGCCCGTGCCGGCCAACTAA
- a CDS encoding cytochrome C oxidase subunit II: MVDSTTVLWGQTLAYTFYVLAMMLVMGWFARRVTQEGKSSSVKPALFYSFVTFLVVLGFSLHVITYYTIPWKPMDMHRATITPDKVFNIGVASHTFQLPSEKLLIACNEKVLFNVTSNDLTYGFGLFRNDHSMLFQMQVVPGHKNDILWQFHTPGVYTIRSTEYSGPAGVDMTLKDVVVVSCEKSSTN, from the coding sequence ATGGTTGATTCGACGACCGTCCTGTGGGGGCAGACGCTGGCCTACACGTTCTATGTCCTCGCCATGATGCTGGTGATGGGCTGGTTCGCGAGGCGCGTGACGCAGGAAGGGAAGAGCAGCAGCGTGAAGCCTGCGCTCTTCTATTCGTTCGTCACCTTCCTCGTCGTGCTTGGCTTCTCACTCCATGTCATCACCTACTACACCATTCCCTGGAAGCCGATGGATATGCACCGGGCAACCATCACGCCGGACAAGGTGTTCAACATCGGTGTGGCCTCGCACACGTTTCAGCTGCCATCGGAGAAGCTTCTCATCGCCTGCAACGAGAAGGTGCTCTTCAATGTGACGTCGAACGATTTGACGTACGGATTCGGCCTGTTTCGGAACGACCACTCGATGCTCTTCCAGATGCAGGTGGTGCCCGGACACAAGAACGACATCCTATGGCAGTTCCACACGCCCGGTGTCTACACCATCCGTTCCACAGAGTACTCGGGTCCCGCAGGGGTCGACATGACCCTGAAGGACGTCGTCGTCGTGTCGTGCGAGAAGAGCAGCACCAACTGA
- a CDS encoding antibiotic biosynthesis monooxygenase, with the protein MFVVIINFPPIKTGKDAEFREWFVQANKEFANYKGFVSQRLLKPIKGGNYAAIVEHESHETFTAMHNSPAHAEASKRVEAMLDGSRSPQFYEVIVG; encoded by the coding sequence ATGTTTGTCGTTATCATCAATTTCCCACCGATTAAGACAGGAAAGGATGCTGAGTTTCGTGAGTGGTTTGTCCAGGCAAACAAGGAGTTTGCAAACTACAAGGGATTTGTCAGCCAACGACTCCTGAAACCCATCAAGGGTGGCAACTATGCTGCCATCGTGGAACATGAGAGCCATGAAACCTTCACGGCCATGCATAATAGCCCCGCTCACGCTGAGGCCAGCAAGCGTGTCGAAGCCATGCTTGACGGCAGCCGATCTCCTCAGTTTTACGAGGTGATTGTGGGTTGA
- a CDS encoding cupin domain-containing protein, whose amino-acid sequence MPTTTQMIPAAEALLLQSLVSPTEQGIASRVLAKTSGGNVTLFAFDGGQGLTEHTSPFDALVMVLEGSLTLTIGGSPVRATPGTIVRMPADVPHALDAPEPARMLLIMLRDPKVA is encoded by the coding sequence ATGCCCACAACGACCCAGATGATTCCGGCAGCCGAGGCGCTGCTGCTTCAGTCGCTCGTCAGCCCCACCGAACAGGGAATAGCCAGTCGCGTGCTGGCAAAGACCAGTGGCGGCAACGTCACACTCTTCGCGTTCGACGGGGGGCAGGGACTCACCGAGCACACGTCGCCGTTTGATGCGCTCGTGATGGTCCTCGAAGGATCTCTCACCCTCACGATCGGCGGCTCGCCAGTTCGCGCGACGCCGGGCACGATCGTGCGCATGCCCGCCGACGTCCCGCACGCGCTCGATGCGCCTGAGCCGGCTCGAATGCTGCTCATCATGTTGCGAGACCCCAAGGTGGCGTAG
- a CDS encoding MFS transporter has protein sequence MKNRDAPLPEKTVLGVHRGIFMLGLVSFLTDLSSEMIFSVFSVFLIAILGASAALLGIIEGIADFAASSLDYVAGFVSDRTGKRKTLTILGYAFSTLAKMIIALQSTLFSAAVFRVIERLGKSFRGAPRDAWISSMAAQKNAGFSFGVHKAMDKSGAILGPIAAYFILDRLGEAASTFKILFLVALVPAALAVLLLFFISERPVPPAERENVFRAYRTFGPDFKHYLFTAGLFSLAYFSFGFLLLKAYSVGFAIQSVTLLYALYNVSFVIAAPLLGKLGDHVGRRKIIALEYVLYLLMCVGFIFASAKWQVVALFLVFGVFYAIDESQSKAYITDMEKTRRGTAIGAYSFFTGLVYLPASIIAGALWKINPSYAFGFAGITSAAAFVFFVSRRAKNR, from the coding sequence ATGAAGAATCGTGACGCACCCCTGCCGGAGAAGACCGTTCTAGGCGTGCACCGCGGCATCTTCATGTTGGGACTTGTCAGCTTCCTTACTGACCTCAGCTCGGAGATGATCTTCTCCGTATTCTCTGTATTCCTCATCGCAATTCTGGGCGCCTCGGCGGCACTTCTTGGGATTATCGAGGGAATAGCGGACTTTGCCGCCTCGTCGCTCGATTACGTGGCCGGCTTTGTCTCCGACCGAACCGGCAAGCGGAAGACCCTCACTATCCTGGGCTACGCGTTCTCGACGCTGGCTAAGATGATCATCGCGCTTCAGAGCACGCTGTTCTCGGCCGCCGTGTTCCGCGTGATCGAGCGCCTCGGGAAGTCCTTCCGCGGCGCTCCGCGTGATGCCTGGATCTCATCGATGGCGGCCCAGAAGAATGCCGGCTTTTCTTTTGGAGTCCACAAGGCCATGGACAAGTCGGGGGCGATCCTCGGCCCAATTGCCGCCTACTTCATTCTGGACCGTCTGGGCGAGGCCGCCTCGACGTTCAAGATCCTATTCCTGGTGGCCCTCGTCCCTGCGGCGTTGGCCGTACTGCTCCTCTTCTTCATCAGTGAAAGACCCGTCCCACCCGCCGAGAGAGAGAACGTCTTCAGGGCGTACAGAACATTCGGCCCCGATTTCAAGCATTACCTGTTCACCGCTGGACTCTTTTCCCTGGCCTATTTCAGCTTCGGTTTCCTGCTGCTCAAGGCTTACAGCGTCGGCTTCGCCATTCAGAGCGTTACCCTGCTCTACGCGCTGTACAACGTGTCCTTTGTGATCGCCGCGCCGCTGTTGGGAAAGCTGGGTGACCACGTAGGTAGGCGCAAGATCATCGCTCTCGAATACGTCCTGTATCTCTTGATGTGTGTGGGCTTTATCTTCGCCTCGGCGAAATGGCAGGTCGTGGCGCTGTTTCTCGTCTTCGGCGTCTTCTACGCCATCGATGAAAGTCAGAGTAAGGCCTACATCACCGACATGGAAAAGACAAGAAGAGGCACAGCCATCGGCGCCTATAGCTTCTTCACGGGTCTGGTCTACCTTCCAGCGTCGATCATTGCCGGCGCGCTCTGGAAGATCAACCCGAGCTACGCCTTCGGGTTCGCCGGAATCACCTCCGCGGCAGCGTTTGTGTTCTTCGTTTCGCGCAGAGCCAAGAACCGATGA
- a CDS encoding c-type cytochrome — protein MRYNQDGKNTPLVLPPAYGLAKVQNETYTAEGPISYWNAYVAVTQMGGQGNFSDPRLKIDVKHSPDMVTSKLPALRAYQHSLPVPPPPAGSFDVASAKRGRAVFDRTCASCHVGGSGTDNNSGKMHPPSDTGVDGAYAARTASKAYRTTPLRALWQHAPYFHDGSAATLVDVVAHYNQVRKLGLTAERQRELVEYLKSL, from the coding sequence TTGCGCTACAACCAGGACGGGAAGAACACCCCGCTCGTCCTCCCGCCAGCCTATGGTCTGGCGAAAGTCCAGAACGAAACGTACACCGCGGAAGGACCGATCTCCTATTGGAATGCCTACGTCGCCGTCACCCAAATGGGCGGGCAAGGCAACTTCTCCGATCCACGGCTCAAGATCGACGTCAAGCACTCGCCGGACATGGTCACGTCCAAACTCCCGGCGTTGCGCGCGTACCAGCACAGCCTGCCGGTCCCTCCACCTCCGGCCGGAAGCTTCGACGTCGCCAGCGCCAAGCGCGGCCGAGCGGTGTTCGACCGGACGTGCGCGAGTTGCCACGTCGGCGGGTCCGGCACAGACAATAACAGCGGGAAGATGCATCCGCCGTCGGATACGGGTGTCGACGGGGCGTACGCCGCACGCACGGCAAGTAAGGCGTACCGCACAACTCCCTTGCGCGCCCTGTGGCAACACGCGCCGTACTTCCACGATGGCAGCGCCGCGACGCTTGTCGACGTCGTCGCGCACTACAACCAGGTCCGAAAGCTCGGGCTCACGGCGGAGCGACAGCGAGAGCTCGTCGAGTATCTGAAGTCGCTCTGA
- a CDS encoding nitric-oxide reductase large subunit: MNQPEETTPLSPWWRHTVILVMIAGFAVLSYLTYRTYVDAPPIPVRVEDASDRTLFTSANILRGQEVFLRYGLMEYGTLWGHGAYLGPDYSAETLHEAVEVGRDTLAHGRFGRPYLALETGAAAEIADAVRRSLKENRYDPGTGILRFTDLDVAALAASRVHWADFFSGPTAAAGLPLNYIREPSELDDLATYFTWAAWATVANRPGRDYSYTNNWPYDPAAGNTPSSSTYLWSALSLITLLGGLGAVLFLVGRFDYLGWHQAATPGHSHDNALATWRWTPSQRAMAWYLGVVAVLFLAQTLLGGVLAHYRVEPGAFYGVDLSRVLPYNLARTWHLQLSIFWIATAWVAGGLLLAPLVGGAEPRGQRAGALVLLAALAVVVFGSLFGEYLGINGALGRAWFWLGHQGSEYLDLGRFWQILLAIGLAFWLVLMYRALRPVMRRGNRSELGALFLYAAAAIPVFYLPALFYGPHTNFAVIDNWRFWIIHLWVEGFFELFATVLVAVMFHLLGLVTVKTATRVVYLDAILYLGGGILGTGHHWYFTGQGTLNMAVAASFSALEVVPLTLLTLDAWDFIRLRQRQCEECGQALAGRHRWTIYFLMAVGVWNFVGAGVFGFLINLPIVSYFEVGTVLTPNHGHAALFGVFGMLALAVVVFGLRALASEAAWARAERLVRFGFWGLNVGLGLMIVLDMFPAGVLQLWDSIANGYWHARQPAFTMSGPFHTLEWVRLVGDGVFLVAGVVPLVTATLMVVLDPATSRSEDRSRIK; encoded by the coding sequence ATGAATCAGCCTGAAGAAACCACGCCCCTGTCGCCCTGGTGGCGGCACACCGTCATTCTCGTAATGATCGCGGGATTCGCCGTTTTGTCCTACCTCACCTACCGGACCTACGTGGACGCCCCGCCGATTCCCGTCCGTGTTGAGGACGCCTCGGACCGCACGCTGTTCACGTCGGCCAACATCCTGCGCGGGCAAGAGGTGTTCCTGAGGTACGGCCTGATGGAATATGGGACGCTCTGGGGCCATGGCGCGTACCTCGGTCCGGACTACAGTGCCGAGACCTTGCACGAGGCGGTCGAGGTTGGGCGTGACACGCTCGCACACGGGCGATTCGGGCGACCCTACCTCGCCCTTGAGACTGGAGCCGCCGCCGAGATCGCCGACGCCGTGCGTCGTTCTCTGAAGGAGAACCGCTACGACCCGGGAACCGGCATACTGCGGTTCACCGATCTCGACGTCGCCGCACTTGCCGCCTCACGCGTCCACTGGGCCGATTTCTTCTCGGGTCCCACGGCTGCCGCTGGTTTACCGCTGAACTACATCCGCGAGCCGAGCGAACTCGACGACCTGGCCACGTACTTCACGTGGGCCGCGTGGGCGACAGTCGCCAACCGACCGGGGAGAGACTACTCGTACACCAATAACTGGCCCTACGACCCGGCCGCGGGGAACACACCCAGCAGTTCGACGTACCTGTGGAGTGCGTTGAGCCTTATCACCTTGCTCGGTGGCCTCGGTGCGGTCCTCTTTCTCGTCGGCCGTTTTGACTACCTCGGATGGCACCAGGCCGCCACCCCGGGGCACTCGCACGACAACGCGCTGGCGACGTGGCGATGGACCCCGAGTCAACGCGCGATGGCCTGGTACCTCGGCGTCGTCGCGGTCCTTTTTCTGGCCCAGACACTCCTTGGCGGCGTGCTCGCGCATTATCGGGTTGAACCCGGCGCGTTCTATGGCGTCGACCTGTCGCGCGTGCTTCCGTACAACCTGGCCCGCACGTGGCATCTGCAACTCTCGATTTTCTGGATCGCCACCGCCTGGGTCGCCGGAGGGCTCCTGCTCGCGCCGCTTGTTGGCGGCGCAGAGCCGCGTGGTCAACGGGCTGGCGCCCTCGTGCTGCTGGCCGCCCTGGCGGTCGTCGTCTTCGGCAGCCTGTTCGGGGAGTACCTCGGGATCAACGGTGCCCTGGGCCGGGCCTGGTTCTGGCTGGGCCACCAGGGCTCGGAGTACCTGGATCTGGGTCGGTTCTGGCAGATCCTGCTCGCGATCGGTCTCGCCTTCTGGCTCGTCCTGATGTATCGGGCACTGCGGCCGGTGATGCGGCGGGGCAATCGATCCGAGCTTGGGGCGCTGTTCCTGTACGCTGCCGCGGCGATCCCCGTGTTCTACCTGCCGGCCCTGTTCTACGGCCCGCACACCAACTTCGCCGTCATCGACAACTGGCGCTTCTGGATCATCCATCTGTGGGTGGAAGGCTTCTTCGAGCTTTTCGCGACGGTCCTGGTCGCGGTGATGTTCCATCTCCTGGGGTTGGTCACGGTCAAGACGGCCACGCGGGTCGTGTATCTCGACGCGATTCTCTACCTGGGCGGGGGCATCCTCGGCACCGGCCACCATTGGTACTTCACGGGACAGGGCACGCTGAACATGGCGGTGGCCGCCTCTTTCTCCGCCCTTGAGGTCGTGCCCCTCACCCTCCTGACACTCGATGCCTGGGATTTCATACGCCTCAGACAGCGCCAGTGCGAGGAGTGTGGGCAGGCCCTGGCGGGCCGCCACCGTTGGACGATCTACTTCTTGATGGCCGTGGGCGTCTGGAACTTCGTCGGGGCAGGCGTCTTCGGATTTCTGATCAATCTCCCCATCGTGTCGTACTTCGAGGTGGGCACCGTGTTGACCCCGAACCACGGCCATGCCGCGCTGTTCGGCGTCTTTGGCATGCTGGCGCTCGCGGTGGTCGTCTTCGGGCTCCGCGCGCTGGCATCTGAGGCCGCGTGGGCTCGGGCGGAACGCCTCGTCAGGTTCGGCTTCTGGGGACTCAATGTCGGGCTCGGCCTGATGATCGTGCTGGACATGTTTCCGGCCGGCGTGCTCCAGTTGTGGGACTCGATCGCAAACGGATACTGGCACGCACGGCAGCCGGCATTCACGATGAGTGGGCCGTTTCACACGCTCGAGTGGGTTCGTCTGGTTGGGGACGGCGTGTTCCTGGTGGCCGGTGTCGTGCCGCTGGTCACGGCCACATTGATGGTGGTACTCGATCCGGCGACTTCTCGATCGGAGGACCGGTCACGAATAAAGTAG